One Aspergillus oryzae RIB40 DNA, chromosome 2 genomic window carries:
- a CDS encoding actin family protein (actin-related protein - Arp4p/Act3p) has translation MNPSIPPSTAEYGGDEVSAIVLDPGFSTTRAGFAGEDTPKSLIPTYYGKYTSEGQDRLIFSDDVFVTPRPSLSVHNPMGRDGIVEDWDMAEKVWEYSFTSRLTGPRPGNPFQNGLNDIADGELPTEMEGVETEEKPLADSPLLMSECGWNPTKAREKTIEIAMEKWGTPAFYLAKNGVLAAFASGKASALVVDVGASNISVTPVHDGMVLKRGVQHSPLGGDYISSQIRALFKANTPQPITITPHYLISSKTAVDAGQPSQAKYKTFPPGKAPDASYRTLLEERTLSEFKECVVQVWPGPNKLSATGPSGVSNEEVAKSNPGRPFEFPDGYNQVFGLDRYRVVESLFDAKAAIPDTESPFPAPTQAQTVPELIKNALNGVDVDIRPHLLANVVVTGASSLLHGFTDRLNQELMQTYPGPRVRISAPGNTAERKFGSWIGGSILASLGTFHQMWISKKEYEEHGPTIVEKRCK, from the exons ATGAACCCATCCATTCCACCTTCGACTGCTGAATACGGTGGAG ATGAGGTTTCAGCTATCGTACTTGATCCTGGGTTTTCGACAACGCGCGCCGGCTTTGCAGGCGAAGACACGCCGAAGTCCCTGATCCCAACATACTATGGGAAATACACCTCCGAGGGACAGGACAGGCTGATCTTCAGTGATGACGTCTTTGTCACCCCGCGCCCTAGCTTGTCCGTCCACAACCCAATGGGCCGAGATGGAATTGTGGAGGATTGGGACATGGCAGAGAAAGTGTGGGAGTATTCTTTTACGTCGCGTCTCACGGGCCCTAGACCGGGAAATCCATTCCAAAATGGTCTGAACGATATTGCTGATGGAGAGCTTCCCACAGAGATGGAGGGAGTGGAAACTGAGGAAAAGCCTCTCGCGGACAGTCCGCTCTTGATGTCTGAATGTGGCTGGAACCCTACAAAAGCGCGTGAAAAGACCATCGAGATCGCGATGGAAAAATGGGGAACACCGGCTTTCTATTTGGCAAAAAACGGCGTTCTGGCAGC CTTCGCATCCGGGAAAGCTTCTGCCCTTGTTGTTGACGTCGGTGCTTCTAATATCTCCGTAACCCCAGTGCACGATGGGATGGTTTTAAAACGTGGGGTTCAGCATTCCCCTCTAGGCGGCGACTACATTTCATCACAAATCCGCGCTCTTTTCAAGGCTAACACACCACAACCTATTACCATCACCCCTCATTACCTCATTTCCTCGAAAACTGCTGTCGACGCAGGTCAACCTTCGCAGGCAAAGTACAAGACTTTCCCACCTGGAAAGGCACCGGACGCTTCATACCGCACTCTGCTTGAAGAGCGAACCCTTTCCGAGTTCAAAGAGTGCGTGGTCCAGGTGTGGCCTGGACCCAACAAGCTCTCTGCAACGGGCCCGAGTGGGGTCTCGAACGAGGAAGTGGCTAAAAGCAACCCTGGACGGCCATTCGAGTTCCCAGACGGTTACAACCAAGTATTCGGTCTTGATCGCTATAGAGTGGTGGAGTCCTTATTCGATGCAAAAGCTGCTATCCCAGACACGGAGTCGCCATTCCCCGCTCCAACACAGGCTCAGACTGTGCCTGAGCTAATCAAGAACGCACTCAACGGGGTTGACGTTGACATCCGCCCGCATTTATTAGCTAATGTCGTCGTAACGGGTGCATCCAGCTTACTCCATGGCTTCACCGACCGCCTCAACCAAGAACTTATGCAGACTTACCCAGGACCACGGGTTAGGATCTCCGCGCCAGGCAACACGGCCGAGCGCAAATTCGGGTCTTGGATTGGAGGAAGTATCCTTGCTAGCTTGGGAACTTTCCATCAAATGTGGATTTCGAAGAAGGAATACGAAGAACATGGCCCGACTATCGTCGAGAAGCGCTGCAAGTAA
- a CDS encoding uncharacterized protein (predicted protein), producing MLNQFLHHFKSDRVIDAWEDTIQKESAVRHPSQRRKDEPYSKFRAISTTPGTSAELQTKLFESDLERSMSWFQEHPSQNTFSLKPRRDVAPRIHVLSVHMTLGEDEGCCVNNTHDNDITKTDTQSTVTALPSVPPP from the coding sequence ATGCTAAACCAGTTCTTGCATCATTTCAAGTCAGATAGGGTGATTGATGCTTGGGAGGACACAATTCAGAAAGAGAGCGCCGTCCGTCATCCTTCGCagagaaggaaggatgagCCTTACAGCAAGTTTCGTGCGATATCAACAACGCCTGGGACGTCCGCAGAGCTTCAAACAAAGCTTTTTGAAAGCGACTTGGAGAGATCAATGTCCTGGTTTCAGGAACACCCATCACAGAACACATTTTCGCTAAAACCAAGACGTGATGTTGCACCTAGAATCCACGTTCTTTCGGTCCATATGACACTAGGGGAAGACGAAGGATGCTGCGTCAACAATACCCACGATAACGATATAACAAAGACAGACACACAGTCGACCGTAACAGCCCTACCGTCTGTACCACCTCCATAA
- a CDS encoding uncharacterized protein (predicted protein): MLQDRNFRLTMIDYNLKIEHAIERFAAAIEDALKDVQKGKEAIGVLWRYLKQSAEEYGPLSSNLLAIYKAMLANTEGWNVAFSNLRRQGVALQSALSQLCLAITELQRRVGIASRKEAVSTRLTIFHFYLALS, encoded by the coding sequence ATGTTGCAAGACCGCAACTTCCGCCTAACCATGATTGACTATAATTTAAAGATCGAACATGCTATTGAACGATTCGCTGCCGCCATTGAAGACGCACTGAAAGATGtgcagaagggaaaggaggcgATTGGGGTTTTGTGGCGGTATCTGAAACAGTCTGCAGAAGAATATGGACCACTGTCCAGTAATTTGTTAGCCATTTACAAAGCCATGCTAGCAAATACAGAGGGTTGGAATGTAGCATTCTCGAATCTCCGCCGTCAAGGGGTTGCGCTCCAATCCGCACTGTCTCAGCTGTGTCTGGCGATCACCGAATTGCAAAGGCGTGTAGGCATAGCGAGCAGAAAAGAGGCCGTAAGTACAAGACTGACCATTTTCCACTTTTACTTAGCCTTAAGTTAG
- a CDS encoding uracil-DNA glycosylase (uracil DNA glycosylase), with product MGTRPQGSGATPRLGWLAQLKEELVTPEFLALKGFLQKEKQSGVKMFPPENEIYSWSRHTPLHKVKVVIVGQDPYHNHNQAHGLAFSVRPPTPAPPSLVNIYTGIKNDYPSFQRPPNKGGLLTPWAERGVLLLNTCLTVRAHQAASHSNKGWERFTQKAIDIVARVRSHGVVFLAWGTPAGKRVAGINRQKHYVLQSVHPSPLSASRGFPRRFRFSTAELRAREKLARRIEQQFPKPEVAAIAQTAGRIQEFT from the exons atGGGCACACGCCCTCAAGGCTCTGGTGCGACGCCGCGATTGGG TTGGCTGGCTcagctgaaagaggaattggTGACACCTGAGTTTCTAGCGTTGAAAGGTTTcctccaaaaagaaaagcaatcGGGAGTCAAAATGTTTCCGCCGGAGAACGAAATATATTCCTG GTCTCGCCATACGCCCCTTCACAAGGTGAAAGTGGTGATTGTCGGACAAGATCCCTATCACAATCATAACCAGGCTCATGGCTTAGCATTTTCTGTTCGACCTCCgactccagctcctccctcCCTAGTCAATATCTACACAGGTATCAAAAATGACTACCCGTCCTTTCAACGACCACCTAACAAAGGAGGGCTTCTGACACCATGGGCTGAGCGTGGAGTATTGCTTCTTAATACCTGTCTAACAGTCCGTGCACACCAAGCTGCTAGTCACTCAAACAAAGGATGGGAACGGTTTACACAGAAAGCAATTGACATTGTAGCTAGAGTGCGATCTCACGGAGTTGTCTTTCTTGCATGGGGTACACCCGCTGGGAAGCGTGTGGCAGGTATTAACCGACAGAAGCATTACGTACTTCAATCGGTTCATCCTAGCCCACTCAGTGCATCCAGGGGCTTT CCAAGAAGGTTCAGGTTTAGTACGGCTGAGCTGCGAGCGCGCGAGAAGCTTGCGCGTAGGATAGAACAACAGTTTCCTAAGCCGGAAGTAGCTGCGATTGCTCAAACTGCTGGTAGAATACAAGAATTCACATAA
- the pdiA gene encoding protein disulfide isomerase PDI1 (protein disulfide isomerase (prolyl 4-hydroxylase beta subunit)): MRTFAPWILSLLGASAVASAADATAEAPSDVVSLTGDTFETFVKEHDLVLAEFFAPWCGHCKALAPKYEQAATELKEKNIPLVKVDCTEEEALCRDQGVEGYPTLKIFRGLDAVKPYQGARQTEAIVSYMVKQSLPAVSPVTPENLEEIKTMDKIVVIGYIASDDQTANDIFTTFAESQRDNYLFAATSDASIAKAEGVKQPSIVLYKDFDEKKATYDGEIEQDALLSWVKTASTPLVGELGPETYSGYITAGIPLAYIFAETKEEREQFTEEFKFIAEKHKGSINIVTIDAKLYGAHAGNLNLDPSKFPAFAIQDPEKNAKYPYDQSKEVKAKDIGKFIQDVLDDKVEPSIKSEAIPETQEGPVTVVVAHSYKDLVLDNEKDVLLEFYAPWCGHCKALAPKYEELASLYKDIPEVTIAKIDATANDVPDSITGFPTIKLFAAGAKDSPVEYEGSRTVEDLANFVKENGKHKVDALEVDPKKEQESGDATETRAASDETETPAATSDDKSEHDEL; the protein is encoded by the exons ATGCGGACTTTCGCACCTTGGATCTTGAGCCTTCTAGGGGCTTCTGCTGTAGCTTCTGCTGCCGATGCGACTGCCGAAGCTCCCTCCGATGTGGTCTCGCTCACCGGGGACACATTCGAAACTTTCGTCAAGGAGCATGACCTAGTTTTGGCCGAGTTTTTTGCTCCCTGGTGTGGCCATTGCAAGGCTCTCGCTCCGAAATACGAGCAGGCCGCCACTGAGttaaaggaaaagaacattCCGCTGGTCAAGGTTGATTGcaccgaggaagaggctcttTGTAGGGACCAAGGTGTTGAAGGTTACCCCACGCTGAAGATTTTCCGTGGCCTTGACGCTGTTAAGCCTTATCAGGGAGCTCGTCAGACCGAGGC GATTGTTTCATACATGGTCAAGCAGTCACTACCTGCTGTGTCCCCTGTCACCCCAGAAAACCTCGAAGAGATCAAGACTATGGACAAGATTGTCGTTATTGGTTATATCGCGTCTGACGACCAGACTGCCAATGATATATTCACCACTTTTGCCGAGTCACAGAGAGACAACTACCTCTTCGCCGCCACAAGTGATGCATCGATCGCTAAGGCAGAAGGTGTTAAGCAACCTTCGATTGTTCTCTATAAAGACTTCGATGAAAAGAAAGCTACTTatgatggagagattgaaCAGGATGCCCTCCTCAGTTGGGTCAAGACTGCCAGTACCCCCTTGGTGGGCGAGCTGGGCCCAGAGACTTACTCCGGATATATAACG GCTGGCATTCCACTGGCGTACATTTTCgccgaaaccaaagaagagcGTGAGCAGTTCACCGAGGAGTTCAAGTTCATCGCCGAGAAACACAAGGGTTCCATCAATATTGTCACCATTGACGCCAAGTTGTACGGCGCTCATGCAGGCAATCTCAACCTTGACCCCTCCAAGTTCCCTGCATTCGCTATTCAAGACCCTGAAAAGAACGCCAAGTATCCTTATGACCAGTCGAAGGaagtcaaggccaaggatatcGGTAAATTCATCCAAGACGTTCTTGATGATAAAGTAGAGCCAAGCATTAAGTCTGAGGCTATTCCTGAGACTCAGGAAGGTCCTGTTACTGTTGTTGTCGCGCATTCCTATAAGGATCTCGTCCTTGACAACGAGAAGGACGTCCTTCTCGAATTTTATGCGCCATGGTGCGGACACTGCAAGGC CCTTGCCCCGAAGTACGAGGAACTTGCAAGCCTTTACAAGGATATTCCTGAAGTTACCATCGCCAAAATTGACGCAACGGCCAACGATGTCCCCGACTCCATTACAGGATTTCCTACTATTAAGCTCTTCGCTGCCGGCGCCAAGGACTCCCCAGTTGAATATGAAGGCTCTCGCACGGTGGAGGATCTCGCCAACTTTGTCAAGGAGAATGGCAAGCACAAGGTCGATGCTCTTGAAGTTGATCCGAAGAAAGAACAGGAGAGTGGCGATGCCACCGAGACTCGGGCCGCCTCTGACGAGACCGAAACTCCTGCTGCTACTAGCGATGACAAGTCTGAGCATGATGAATTGTAA
- a CDS encoding MFS transporter (predicted protein) yields MREDEGLSPPQYPGDDTRPTSRKELAGWYSYSWAAEVFTVCAMGSFLPITLEQMARDRGVLLSDKVTPCQATWKAPKQLSPHETLSQTLINALRYGRDVPGASQCVVYIFGVEVNTASFAMYTFSVSVLVQAVLIISMSGAADHGTYRKVFLLTFALVGSISTMSFLSVVPKLYLLGALFAIIANTCFGASFVLLNSFLPLLVRYHPSLLRGRNEISRQGAMGDDTWGNTSHDVNNVTTPLLRSAQVDNGTITENAARVSLADTSLELELSTRISSYGIGIGYIGAVLLQIVCILVVISTHQTTFSLRLVLFVIGLWWFVFTIPAALWLRPRPGPPLSCAQDGKQHSWPGYIIHAWKSLGRTVIRTRRLKDIMLFLASWFLLSDGIATVSGTAVLFAKTQLGMQPAALGMINVVAMLAGVFGAFSWSYISRLLNLRASQTIIACIILFELVPLYGLLGFIPAIRDLGFLGLQQPWEMFPLSIVYGLVMGGLSSYCRSFFGELIPPGYEAAFYALYAITDKGSSIFGPAVVGIVTDRYGEIRPAFVFLAILILLPLPLMLLVDVDRGKRDALALSAELEGSQELNAPTYGAVPCNRNDSESAVVQSE; encoded by the exons ATGCGGGAAGATGAAGGGCTGTCGCCTCCGCAGTACCCGGGAGATGATACGCGTCCGACAAGTAGGAAGGAGCTTGCTGGGTGGTATAGCTATAGCTGGGCAGCTGAAGTTTTCACAGTATGTGCCATGG GCTCTTTCCTCCCTATTACGCTAGAGCAAATGGCTCGAGATCGCGGCGTCCTTCTTTCAGACAAAGTAACTCCATGTCAGGCAACTTGGAAAGCTCCGAAGCAGTTATCGCCACATGAGACATTGAGCCAAACCCTTATCAATGCATTGCGCTATGGTCGAGATGTACCAGGTGCAAGCCAGTGTGTTGTCTACATTTTTGGCGTAGAGGTTAATACTGCTAGCTTCGCCATGTATACATTCTCAGTGAGTGTCTTAGTCCAAGCCGTTCtgataatatcaatgtcAGGTGCTGCAGACCATGGGACTTATCGAAAAGTCTTCTTGTTGACGTTCGCTCTCGTTGGCTCCATTTCCACAATGTCATTTCTCTCAGTTGTACCAAAGCTCTACCTCCTTGGGGCTCTTTTTGCAATTATAGCAAATACCTGTTTTGGAGCGTCCTTTGTACTCTTGAATTCGTTCCTACCGCTTTTAGTTCGCTACCATCCATCTTTACTTAGGGGCCGCAATGAAATATCCCGTCAGGGTGCAATGGGTGACGATACCTGGGGTAACACTTCCCACGATGTGAATAACGTCACAACTCCATTGCTTCGCTCCGCCCAAGTCGACAATGGAACAATTACAGAGAATGCAGCCCGTGTCTCTCTCGCAGATACATCGCTAGAGTTGGAACTCTCCACGAGAATATCTTCATATGGAATTGGAATTGGTTATATCGGTGCTGTCTTATTACAGATAGTTTGCATTCTGGTTGTCATCAGCACTCATCAAACGACGTTCTCATTGCGACTTGTCCTCTTTGTGATTGGActgtggtggtttgttttcaCGATACCGGCAGCACTTTGGCTACGGCCCCGTCCCGGTCCACCACTATCGTGTGCTCAAGACGGAAAACAACACTCATGGCCTGGATATATCATTCATGCTTGGAAGTCACTGGGTCGTACTGTGATTCGGACACGACGCCTGAAAGATATCATGTTATTCCTTGCATCGTGGTTTCTTTTAAGCGATGGAATTGCCACTGTTAGTGGCACAGCCGTTCTTTTTGCTAAAACTCAGCTGGGCATGCAGCCTGCCGCATTGGGTATGATCAACGTTGTCGCAATGCTTGCTGGGGTATTTGGTGCCTTTTCCTGGAGTTATATATCTCGGCTGCTCAATCTTCGCGCATCACAGACTATCATCGCATGCATTATCTTGTTTGAACTTGTACCACTCTATGGCCTTCTTGGATTCATTCCAGCAATTAGAGATTTGGGATTTCTTGGCCTCCAGCAGCCATGGGAAATGTTCCCTCTCAGCATCGTGTACGGTCTGGTTATGGGTGGGCTATCTTCATATTGCCGAAGCTTTTTTGGGGAACTGATACCCCCTGGGTATGAAGCAGCCTTTTACGCCTTGTACGCTATCACCGACAAGGGCTCGAGCATCTTTGGCCCAGCTGTCGTTGGCATAGTCACAGACCGCTATGGGGAGATTAGGCCTGCatttgtcttccttgctaTTCTGATACTGCTCCCACTGCCGCTCATGCTCCTTGTGGATGTTGACCGCGGAAAAAGGGACGCGCTTGCATTGTCAGCAGAGTTGGAAGGTAGTCAAGAACTCAATGCGCCTACCTATGGAGCGGTGCCTTGTAATCGGAACGATAGTGAAAGCGCTGTAGTGCAGAGTGAGTGA
- a CDS encoding mediator of RNA polymerase II transcription subunit 14 (thyroid hormone receptor-associated coactivator complex component (TRAP170)), with translation MTKNAVDPSQAEDASTVNIKSTKSMELPELPHITQGFFPFSKLISRSVQQSWNDLSDLITEMADIKVSPQEQNSLQLPASGKSFGNQSPENLRKKARILDFAHAKRAEFIKLLVLSQWSRQAADVSKLIDLQNFIRTRHQAYMGALQGIGDMKRDLVQAQVANPDLTTALEVLSKGKVSSMSDLGYKPPRSLTGKDTLKRLQKINRIISVRLALYDSVPRAFHSYSIHDGRVTFVVPNEFELDLSIGQEDESSQLYFVDIRFLFNPSSPNLKGRIFNEFDVKINDALRNNGLSGCFDLLHSLVLTNKINILFKQAMELARGLWYDVLRVELLHRTLVVHYWTQKAGAKSWLEIGIKSGRICGENDSYRHPNLGLRWIRDGQEVDSEEIEFNTKSLSMESILRSVIALHISHILSSAYCIISESLLYSAGRLSLQAQLTRTEPGDCGLTIQLTESRHLSVSIEPMSGASIISATPSAQERLDNDRSSDKSSAEDIAARVARLRCMAAIDEIESNVKMLGFETVNPRSLKIDFRRLFPNNVLRFSFFWHHLWERNWIVAATSSMDGDNWWVVQLQTTTTAESHSVFDASTHISSTLRSAQAISGSFFHVNQNIGYPSFADLGHYLSGILAVHTNARYLADLQTVDFYPPLQRLVIEPNLQVPEIFMRYEAANIPEVFRIALPSGLKSRVRTKGTIRLAFHGVDPCKKVATIVAYGNLLIPIKAFSALNSTRDHSLVFQKRGTGFAIRLLAPPGRPVIPKLMENLQRLDCILSIFECLQRKKMETRSLSLSHVTFAYGPEKDLLATLKIETSMPSSSMELDPIFLASRTKSLFHLRLGLSFEFPNPHRRIQKSIESTLNHSTTDAGLDTVAELLLLTLPLMRALDQILMNPSNRQPLRVQVTVRNAKTFQIHYPGQSFRFQLVATHHLSHMVWILKELSSPKERSSQDQLKLRLRERLYNSKGDGWRGLGNGVVAETGKVGNLLTELDRCFEASSTPGLTPEVKASGSKSFSQQLTAENGNVEGTLSESATLIPTPNATSTRHKTGDTTQNADIIMID, from the exons ATGACGAAAAATGCGGTTGACCCCAGTCAAGCGGAAGACGCGTCTACGGTCAATATTAAATCGACTAAATCCATGGAGTTGCCGGAGTTGCCACACATAACGCAAGGCTTTTTCCCATTCTCGAAGTTGATCAGTAGGTCTGTGCAACAATCCTGGAATGATCTTTCCGACTTGATCACGGAGATGGCAGACATCAAAGTCTCACCTCAAGAACAAAATTCTTTGCAATTGCCCGCCAGTGGCAAGTCCTTTGGAAACCAGAGCCCAGAAAATTTACGGAAGAAAGCACGGATCCTTGACTTTGCACACGCTAAGCGCGCAGAGTTCATCAAACTCCTTGTCTTATCTCAATGGAGCCGACAAGCAGCTGATGTTAGCAAGCTAATTGACCTTCAAAACTTTATCCGTACTCGTCACCAGGCCTACATGGGCGCACTGCAAGGGATTGGTGATATGAAGCGAGATCTGGTACAAGCCCAAGTAGCTAATCCGGATTTAACAACGGCTCTCGAAGTCTTGTCCAAGGGTAAAGTATCTTCCATGTCAGAT CTTGGGTATAAACCGCCTAGATCGTTGACTGGCAAAGACACGCTCAAAAGATTGCAGAAAATCAATAGGATTATAAGTGTGAGATTAGCATTGTACGATTCAGTCCCTCGCGCCTTTCATTCATATAGCATCCATGACGGCCGAGTCACATTTGTTGTGCCAAACGAATTTGAACTTGATCTTTCAATCGGGCAAGAAGACGAATCTTCTCAGTTATATTTTGTCGACATACGGTTTCTCTTCAACCCATCGTCACCGAATCTTAAGGGTCGAATATTCAACGAATTCGatgtcaagatcaacgaCGCCCTTCGAAACAACGGCCTTTCTGGATGTTTCGATTTATTGCATAGTCTCGTTCTCACTAACAAGATCAACATACTCTTTAAGCAGGCTATGGAATTGGCACGAGGCCTCTGGTACGATGTCTTGCGGGTTGAGCTTTTGCATCGAACTCTTGTTGTACATTATTGGACGCAAAAAGCTGGAGCTAAAAGTTGGCTAGAGATTGGGATCAAGAGCGGTAGAATATGCGGTGAGAATGATAGCTACAGACATCCTAACTTGGGCTTGCGCTGGATAAGAGACGGCCAAGAAGTCGACAGCGAAGAGATCGAGTTCAACACGAAAAGCCTCTCTATGGAGTCTATTCTGCGAAGCGTCATTGCGCTGCATATTTCTCACATACTCTCCTCGGCCTACTGCATCATAAGCGAAAGTCTACTTTACTCTGCCGGCAGATTATCCCTGCAGGCTCAATTGACAAGAACTGAGCCTGGAGACTGTGGACTGACTATCCAACTTACGGAGTCCAGGCATCTTAGTGTTTCTATTGAGCCGATGTCGGGAGCAAGCATTATATCAGCTACTCCCAGCGCTCAGGAGCGACTTGACAATGATCGCAGCTCTGACAAATCTTCCGCCGAGGATATAGCGGCGCGTGTTGCGCGACTTCGGTGTATGGCTGCGATAGATGAAATTGAATCGAACGTCAAGATGTTGGGCTTCGAAACAGTGAATCCCAGAAGTTTAAAGATCGATTTCCGAAGACTGTTTCCGAACAATGTTTTgcggttttcttttttctggcATCATCTCTGGGAACGTAACTGGATTGTAGCAGCAACAAGCAGCATGGACGGTGACAACTGGTGGGTGGTGCAACTTCAGACGACAACGACAGCAGAAAGTCATTCAGTCTTTGATGCAAGCACACATATCTCGTCTACTCTTCGTTCAGCCCAGGCTATAAGCGGTTCATTCTTTCATGTGAACCAGAATATCGGCTACCCCTCGTTTGCAGATTTGGGGCATTATCTTTCTGGGATATTAGCAGTTCATACCAATGCGCGCTATTTAGCGGACCTACAAACCGTTGACTTCTATCCTCCTCTACAACGACTGGTGATTGAACCAAACCTTCAAGTCCCCGAGATCTTCATGCGTTATGAAGCGGCGAATATTCCCGAAGTGTTCCGGATAGCCTTACCTAGTGGGCTAAAAAGTAGGGTTCGTACCAAAGGCACGATCCGCCTCGCGTTTCATGGGGTAGATCCTTGCAAGAAGGTTGCCACTATAGTCGCTTATGGGAATTTATTAATACCAATCAAAGCTTTCAGCGCTTTGAATTCAACCAGGGACCATTCGCTGGTTTTCCAAAAGAGAGGTACTGGCTTTGCTATCCGCCTGCTGGCCCCGCCAGGTCGTCCTGTCATACCCAAACTCATGGAAAATTTGCAAAGACTTGATTGCATCTTGTCAATTTTCGAGTGCCTTCAgcgaaagaaaatggaaacccGATCTCTGTCGCTGTCACATGTCACTTTTGCCTATGGCCCCGAGAAAGACCTGCTCGCCACCCTGAAAATCGAAACATCCATGCCGTCAAGTTCTATGGAGCTTGATCCTATTTTTCTTGCGTCTCGAACTAAATCATTGTTCCACTTGCGCTTAGGCCTATCTTTTGAATTTCCAAACCCACATCGTCGCATCCAGAAATCCATTGAATCCACATTGAATCACAGCACCACAGACGCGGGTCTAGACACTGTTGCTGAACTTCTCTTGCTTACACTTCCATTAATGCGAGCCCTAGACCAGATCTTGATGAATCCGTCTAACAGGCAGCCACTAAGGGTGCAAGTGACTGTCCGTAACGCGAAGACATTTCAGATTCACTACCCTGGCCAAAGCTTCCGCTTCCAATTAGTTGCCACTCATCACCTCAGTCACATGGTCTGGATACTGAAAGAGCTAAGCAGCCCTAAGGAAAGATCAAGCCAAGATCAGCTCAAGTTGAGGCTTCGAGAAAGGTTATATAATTCCAAGGGCGATGGCTGGAGAGGCCTGGGTAATGGAGTTGTCGCTGAGACTGGCAAAGTTGGGAATCTTCTGACGGAGCTCGACAGATGTTTCGAGGCTAGCAGTACTCCAGGTTTGACTCCCGAAGTGAAAGCCAGCGGCTCGAAGAGTTTTAGTCAACAGTTGACGgcagaaaatggaaacgTTGAAGGCACGCTCAGTGAATCAGCAACATTGATCCCTACGCCAAATGCTACAAGTACTCGGCACAAGACTGGTGACACAACGCAGAACGCGGACATTATTATGATTGATTAG